A region from the Aegilops tauschii subsp. strangulata cultivar AL8/78 chromosome 5, Aet v6.0, whole genome shotgun sequence genome encodes:
- the LOC109777873 gene encoding transcription factor RAX2-like, translating to MGKSPCCDKARVKRGAWSREEDAILTTFVARFANAGNWTTLPHKAGLRRCGKSCRLRWLNYLRPALRRGGFTEEEDGLILSLYGHIGSKWSAIAAKLPGRTDNDVKNHWSTKLKKRHVMLMSTAAAPSTPPTGVAPPATPPPALVDLEAALATVDDGGELTCEAEQLYAELMGLIEQQPTGHGQQRSLL from the exons ATGGGGAAGTCGCCGTGCTGCGACAAGGCGAGGGTGAAGCGGGGGGCGTGGTCGCGGGAGGAGGACGCCATCCTCACCACCTTCGTCGCCAGGTTCGCCAACGCCGGCAACTGGACCACGCTGCCGCACAAGGCAGGGCTTCGCCGCTGCGGCAAGAGCTGCCG cCTACGCTGGCTCAACTACCTCCGCCCGGCGCTCCGGCGCGGCGGCTtcaccgaggaggaggacggcctCATACTGTCCCTCTACGGCCACATCGGAAGCAA GTGGTCGGCGATCGCGGCGAAGCTCCCCGGCCGGACGGACAACGACGTCAAGAACCACTGGAGCACCAAGCTCAAGAAGAGGCACGTGATGCTGATGAGCACTGCGGCGGCGCCATCGACTCCTCCAACCGGAGTTGCTCCCCCGGCCACTCCTCCTCCCGCGCTTGTCGATCTCGAAGCGGCCCTCGCCACGGTCGACGACGGCGGGGAGCTCACGTGCGAAGCGGAGCAGCTCTACGCCGAGCTCATGGGGCTCATCGAGCAGCAGCCCACGGGCCACGGCCAGCAGCGCAGTCTGTTATAG